In Paractinoplanes brasiliensis, the following proteins share a genomic window:
- a CDS encoding redox-sensing transcriptional repressor Rex codes for MSQQRHGVTPGNTPGDRAGAVSAFPDLPEATIARLPEYLRALHNLGEGGSDTISSEGLAAAAGVNSAKLRKDLSHLGSYGTRGVGYDVSLLIEQIEYVLGLDQRRAVCLVGLGNLGHALAGYDGFASRGFKIVALFDADEAKVGEEIQGLVVRHIEELGRVAVEENIAIGVIATPAGAAQAVADVLVDAGVTSILNFAPCVLSVPANVDVRKVDLAIELQILSFHEHRKASLTALPGGRSATAGNQEAVGS; via the coding sequence ATGAGCCAGCAGCGTCACGGAGTCACGCCCGGTAACACCCCAGGCGACCGCGCCGGTGCGGTGTCGGCCTTCCCGGATCTGCCGGAGGCCACCATCGCACGGTTGCCCGAATACCTGCGCGCCCTGCACAACCTGGGCGAGGGCGGGTCCGACACGATCTCCAGCGAGGGTCTCGCCGCGGCGGCCGGGGTCAACTCGGCCAAGCTCCGTAAGGACCTCTCCCACCTCGGGTCGTACGGCACCCGCGGCGTCGGTTACGACGTGAGCCTGCTGATCGAGCAGATCGAGTACGTGCTCGGTCTCGACCAGCGCAGGGCGGTCTGCCTGGTCGGGCTGGGTAACCTCGGTCACGCGCTGGCCGGGTACGACGGGTTCGCCAGCCGTGGCTTCAAGATCGTCGCGCTGTTCGACGCCGACGAGGCGAAGGTCGGCGAAGAGATCCAGGGCCTGGTCGTCCGGCACATCGAGGAACTGGGCCGGGTCGCCGTCGAGGAGAACATCGCGATCGGCGTGATCGCCACCCCCGCCGGCGCCGCCCAGGCCGTGGCCGACGTGCTGGTCGACGCGGGCGTCACCAGCATTCTGAACTTCGCTCCGTGCGTGCTCTCGGTGCCCGCCAACGTCGACGTTCGCAAGGTCGACCTGGCCATCGAGCTGCAGATCCTCTCATTCCACGAACACCGCAAGGCATCGCTGACGGCGCTGCCGGGCGGCCGGTCCGCCACGGCGGGCAACCAGGAGGCGGTCGGGTCGTGA
- a CDS encoding glutamyl-tRNA reductase has translation MNLLSVGASYRTADVATLERLTIADDAVPGLLEKLVAQPFVGEAVLLSTCNRVEIYAAVNSFHGGLGDICNVLSEVSGIPATELAGHLYVHYDEAAVLHSFKVSSGLDSMVVGESQILGQLRDAYHAATEADTAGRLLHELMQQALRVGKRAHSETGIDRAGQSVVTAALDVAEAELGDLTGRRALVIGAGAMGALSVATLTRAGVGPLQITNRSAARADRLAEAYGAVAVSYDELDAALRDADLVVSATASTEPVLTRARLEAAAPLVVLDLAVPRDVAPDAAGVPGVTVIDIDSLAAGRRSMPATAETAAVEQIVAGEVEHFLGWLRGADIAPTVAALRTRAEDVVTAELRKLYARRSELSEEQRADVSRTLHRVVQQLLHSPTVRVRRLAAEPGGDQYAALLRELFDLDVPHATPANAVPEIGGQA, from the coding sequence GTGAATCTCCTCAGCGTCGGTGCGTCCTATCGCACCGCCGATGTCGCCACGCTCGAGCGGCTCACCATTGCCGACGACGCGGTTCCCGGCCTGCTCGAGAAGCTGGTCGCGCAGCCGTTCGTCGGTGAGGCGGTGCTCCTCTCCACCTGCAACAGGGTCGAGATCTACGCGGCGGTCAACTCGTTCCACGGCGGCCTCGGCGACATCTGCAACGTGCTCTCCGAGGTGTCCGGCATCCCGGCCACCGAGCTCGCCGGCCACCTCTACGTGCACTACGACGAGGCGGCGGTGCTGCACTCGTTCAAGGTCTCCAGCGGCCTCGACTCCATGGTGGTGGGGGAGTCGCAGATCCTCGGACAGCTGCGCGACGCCTATCACGCGGCCACCGAGGCCGACACGGCCGGACGGCTGCTGCACGAGTTGATGCAGCAGGCCCTGCGGGTGGGCAAGCGGGCGCACTCCGAGACCGGCATCGACCGGGCCGGGCAGAGCGTCGTGACCGCCGCGCTCGACGTGGCCGAGGCCGAGCTGGGCGACCTGACCGGCCGGCGGGCGCTGGTGATCGGTGCGGGCGCGATGGGTGCGCTCTCCGTCGCCACGCTGACCCGGGCCGGGGTCGGACCGCTGCAGATCACCAACCGGAGCGCCGCGCGAGCCGATCGGCTGGCCGAGGCGTACGGGGCCGTCGCTGTTTCCTACGACGAGCTGGACGCCGCCCTGCGCGACGCCGACCTGGTCGTCTCGGCCACCGCGTCGACCGAGCCGGTGCTCACCCGGGCCCGTCTGGAGGCCGCGGCGCCGCTGGTAGTGCTCGACCTGGCTGTGCCGCGGGACGTGGCGCCCGACGCGGCGGGTGTCCCCGGCGTGACCGTGATCGACATCGACAGCCTGGCCGCCGGCCGCCGCTCGATGCCCGCCACGGCCGAGACCGCCGCCGTCGAGCAGATCGTCGCCGGTGAGGTCGAGCACTTCCTGGGATGGCTGCGCGGCGCCGACATCGCGCCGACTGTGGCCGCGCTGCGCACCCGGGCCGAGGACGTCGTCACGGCCGAGCTGCGCAAGCTGTACGCGCGCCGGTCGGAGTTGAGCGAGGAGCAACGGGCCGATGTTTCCCGTACGCTGCATCGCGTCGTCCAGCAGCTGCTGCACTCGCCGACCGTACGGGTGCGCCGGCTGGCCGCCGAGCCCGGTGGTGATCAGTACGCCGCCCTGCTGCGCGAGCTGTTCGACCTGGACGT